TGTTAGTACCTATTccttgtgtgcgtagtcatggtagggacaataaaatcgatgccagcgcttccagtgaaaaattttttcgttaaagggggcttttattactaatttgcagttctttacatgttaatgttatagaaatgtcaaattaaaattattgtaaaacacgaattaattaaacttaatgcattaaaaattgtgaaaataagaaatcaaattgcacaaatattatttttcaaatgaaaattgtcataattatttatttaaatttgtgagacaataatattaaattttcaatgtaagtcttaaatgcaatccatacaattatatatgcatccatacaattctataattaaagtagtgtatcgttaccatggaaacgaaactcaagcacggagcgaatatgtcttcttaaaaataatacaatattttttgtagatagaatagatatattaaatttataaaatcaagaCCAAACCTATCAATGACATaatgttcataaattttaatcatacaaattttatatttataaaaaaaaaaaaaaagacacacATAGGTACTAATACTTATATACATCAAAAGCGGTTTTGTGATTCTTGTGTAATCATTATATATaagtttatatatgtatatgcatataatatatatgaataattaacTTGAATATGCACTCTTTGGTGTTCAATATCTTTCATGTATACAGGATGCGCATAAAGTTTGTTAACTCTTTGGCAGTGGTTTGGTTACAGTTTACACCCTTCTCTCATATTTCACATTTCAATATGCACCCACTTAGGTGAGATAATGCACGCGAAATATGAAATAAGTCattgattacttattttttttaaatatagactaTCATAGGAGACGGACCATCATTAGTTCCATTACCCCTTAATTCTTAGGAGAATATTAGTTAGtttttgttgtgttttgttGCGTTCAAAACAGCTACGCCGCCCACAGTGGCTCCGGTACACAGTGGAATAAGACTTACTGTCTAATATAAGTATCAGAAAGGTGACGGAaattaattgatgaattttaaGAAGAGGCACGAAATTCTAAGTTTGTGGAAAACTTTGCCACGCATTCTTGCACGAACCGCAACCTTTAACCGTGCTAATATTGAAAGTTTAGAGCtttttttattgatgttttTACTCTTTCGATATATAATGCGCCACTGTGTACTAGGACCGAGCCACTGTGGAGCCACTTTATGGTACAAAGtggctattttcattttttcaaaaaggttcaatattttaattctcgcttcattttttaaaaaaatgcctgAACATCATCTGAAGTGCATTTATTTAGACTGATAGAGGAGGGAAGAGAAGAAACCTagcacaaattagatgtaatctgcatttcggttTGGGAAAtcatagtttaagtcattctgaataaaagttcatatggtcacaagtcatgaaaatgacaggatttcaagttatcgctaaattaatattggaaaatgtactcatttgtatacaaaaattattgtaatttaattgtcatatatgtagctgaaaatattgatcttaacactttatattattgatccactgaacatttaacactgcttctttgaatttcgtaacatattcttcaaaaaagtaagaattaaaaaacaacacccttacattaaaaaccacacgtatgcatgtagttatacatatctgtatatgtatttgcctatacacacatagtcatatattatacaaatgagtacattttccaactttaattttgctataacatgaaatcctgtcattttcatgacttatGACTATAggaacttttctttaaaatggcTTAAACTATCATTATGTGAGGTCTTTTGTAGGAAAGGGTAGcacggggggggggggggtgcaCCAAGTTCATTATCGAAGACGtctctatttataaattttacttttcccttaaatccgCCACGCTGGtcaggtaaaaattaaaaacttatattcTTGTGAGAACGAAAGTAAAAGAAAAGTACCGTTAATTTCTCAACTAGTTTTTCCTCTTAGGTATATCTCAACATCAGTATCATATGgaatgaatattattgaatcaatcgattcaaaacaacaaacaaacaaaacaagcACATAATATATAGGTAGGATACATAGGTACGACGAATACAAACAAACACAACTAAACTCAACTTATAAACTGAACCCGACCTGGTTGACCTTACTTAACTTTACAActctttattaataatatctacCTATACTTATTTACCTATATAATATACCTATACCTCTATTTATTATCAACTCAACATTACTCAGTTTAAGTCAGTTTAGCTGTAGCCACATCatcaatatcaaaaatatataggtaGTAGTTAGTATATATGGTATTACTAACACACTTATTTACACATACCTTGCCTGCATTTACATAAGGATCTGAATTTGCAGGGGAACTCATCTTAATCGATTGACCTAAATCgttaatctaaaatatttaacctacaaaataatttttcataaaaattattaactttccagattttgaaaatctccagttttacatatttccgcggtttcaaggccacAATATCGGAATCAATCCTTTTCAATGtaatgtctgtgtgtgtgtatgtacgtatgttaacgcgaaccagttatgacattacgTGACTGGACTTATTcaacgcgtaatcgcgtatttaagaactgaaagagttttcagcagaattagttgagccgctttttaatggtaataacaaaactggaaaaaactgaataaacagaatctgaaaagtgtaTAAAAGACATCATTTATTTacggagataatgatcgttccagcataagctacagtacatgttcgaagaataatctatgaaggctaacaagacctttttttttaatgttttttccccaTTAGGGAGTTAcccgtgtggactacaggggtcgcactcacacgatttcagtaccacaccgactatgtactgccaatttattcaGATTAAAGTGGGACATCATCTAGGGCTAAATCTTCTTAGTCCTTTAATAGTAAACTCAGATTCTAAACAGTaacagatagaataacactttaaattagaaagttgatcctcataaaaaaactaacttttttttatttaaaacattttttcgaaagtcgttagctttcggaagaaatgtGACTTTAAAATACGTCATTGTTACATTTAATCGAATGAAAGCACTAGCCacagaaaaatgctttgaaAATGCTTTAGCGAATAGTTTTCAAGGGCAATAGAAGGACATTCACTTGTCTCCATGATTTTGAAGGTTTTGACAGGCAGCcgagtttttgaaaattttgtcggGCCACCGCGTGTGCAGGgtcgaaaaagcaaaaattagcaTTATGATTACTGAATCGCCTCTATTATTAATGGGGTAATGGCCATAAAAGACTCAGTTTGCATACATAATCTATACATACAGCCGTTTTTTTAGTCATCGTTAATCACCTTGGTGCCTCCCTTGATGTGCCCTTTCATACATATTTGTCTTCTTCCCCCTTTATTTAGTCTTCATAAATGCACTTCGGGTCCCTTTTTGCTGCTTTACTTCGAAGGCATAGTAGGTAACTACTCATTTGTCACCCCTTGAATCCGCACTGAAGGTTGctaatgtaaaaatttctaattgagccataactttaaattagagagtggacaatcgaaaattttggatGGACATGGATGGATGAGCAAAAACGAATTCAATcagcattttattaaaattcacatTTGGGGGTGCTATTTCCTCAGAGGTATTGTTTATGCCAGttgttaaaaatgaatgaaaataatgaagtaAATGAAGCACAATCATTTGAAATGattgatttaaagaaaattgattataatcaaGTATGTAGAGGCTGTTTGTCACAAGATAATGATTTAAAACCAATGTATACACAATTTGAGACAAATTTGCATGGTAATATTGTGTTATCTGATATGTTTATGGAGTGTACTTCCATACAggtaaatttaatatgaaatttttatcggtattaaagatattttctaaaaaattcttTGGTGTATgtagtaaattttcaataaacctttatcagttttttaattatatcttatatattatttctctacccaatttttttcggtctacgcgagatcttccttattccttccTCTTAAATCCATTCCATACTTATTCCTTAATCAAATTTTCCATGATTTACTCCTCATTTTAAAACTGAACGTGTTGGCTAATGACGATAAATAGAATCAcagtctaaaaatgtactgcttaggaaaaaacaaggctagagaaataatagtaagatataattttattcattttgtaagttgtatatcatatctgaaataaaattgcctataaataaaaagatagtaaattatctcttatttattgtttttctacccatttttagccacgggtaccgcATTGCGGAGATCGGTACCGGTCGATGTTATTTTGAATGCATAAAGTAGCGTCAAGTTGCTTGCCTTTTTGGagtaatataaatacataccatTAATTCCAAACTGATGATaactactttttgttttaattacgcattttgattttgaaattatattgcaattattattcgataattaaatagaatttcttattttagattaattataatgataatttacCCAAACAATTGTGTGATAAttgtatatatcaaataaatcaatcatttctatttaaaaagaattgtcTACGTATTGAAGAATCTTTACTTCActatgaaaaacataaaaacttatTCGTGGatgatgataatattaataatgatcaATTATCATCAACAGACACAACAACTACCAGTGATTTTAGAATAAATGATGATAATACTGATGAGGATTTTAAAACCGCAGCTGATGTTGAATATCTTGAAGAGGATATTAATAATGATAACGACGAAAACATCATAATCGAagagaaattaattatcaaagaaGAATGCCCTAAAGTGATATGTCCCCAAGATGATGATACAAACTTCGAAGGGCTAAAAACCAAAACAAGCCTCATTCCTAAGAAAACGAACTTAGATAAAAATGGTAATGATAATAGTAAACGTAAATTTACATGTGAGGTATGTTCAAAATCGTTTATAGCAAAAAGCCATTTACgaacgcattcgtttgtacatACGGGAGAAAGGCCTTATAAATGTACAATATGTAATAAATCTTTTACACAGTCAAATTCTTTAAAGACACATCAATTAACACATTCAGATGTTAAACAATATCAATGTgaacattgtaaaaaattatttcgacatCGTATTGCATTATCACAgcatttattaattcataagggtataaaaaaatacaattgtacATATTGTGATAAACGTTTTACACaatcatcaaatttaaattatcatctaCGGACacataccggtgaaaaaccaTATGAATGTGCTGTTTGTCTGAAAACATTTGcaataaaaggtaatttaactgTACATGAACGTATCCATACTGGAATTACCCCATATATATGTTCAGTATGTCTGAGGGGTTTTACTGATTCCTCTAGCTTAAAGAAACATCAAAGAGTTAAACATAGTCAAGAGTTAAATAAAAGTGTAAAgataaaagatgaaaatattaatataagtaaCACTGAAATCGCCgctattttcataattaaaaaagacaGTGATGATGATAATGCTAATTGATTGTATGTGTCAAAAGAGATGTTTTTATACTACATGttaaattacaaagtttatttaaaaattcatgcCTAATACGAAttcaattttaagtattatttccCAAAAGATGTCATGTGCCATACATAGCTGGTCGCAAAATAAGtagatttttatattctatatatcAAGCAGCGTCTTATACATACacgaagtagaaaataattaacgtTGAATTTGTATTGGACGTAATCTTTCAAACAAGCTGTATGTAGCGATTTGTTTTATActgcatatttaaataaaattaatttaatttatatatcagtTTTTTGTCTCAATTTATTCTAATTTGCCTAATTCCATTATTCTACGTAAACAAGTAGTCGACTGTCATTTGACTTTTGAAGACCTATCTAGAGATACTCGCTATTTGAAGAAATCcatccataaataaataaaaatcattttaattattttgtttacatcAATTCCAACAATTTATACAtacactagagtgatacccacccgcttcgctgggtttaatagtaaagattgataaagattgctctcgcttatcccctttctacaacattcgaaataatggtaaggattgttttacacaggtaaaatatatgcatgctttcctatttttataaaatctataatagtaattattcattgattatatcagagaagatggctgtgaaatattttatattgactatttttacagaaatctttaatttatggtaatgtcaaatataattaaatttttttattttttttttttaaatatatctttataaattatagttcatgtgttattctgatatctAGTTATTGGCGAACGAAATTACCTAGAGATGGCTCTGGTGTGAATGCAATATGGCCGATATAGAggattttcgttcaaattatcaaaataaatttttgcacttttttttgtttatttgtttttttaacatggagaaagccctggatattaatattagtgatatattttatctacttggTGGATCAGTAAGGCCGTTGATGGAAGGAGAGGCGCTTTCTCGTTCCAAAAACTTGTTTCTCGTTGGAACCAATCgaagcaaaataattgtttattaatcaaatcttcATGTTTACAAACATCAAACATCACAGAGAAACCTCATGAGATCCAAATCAAAGTGTTTGTAgccaatgaaaacaaaaaaatcgaatgctaTTGTTCTTGCAAAGCGGGCGCGGGAAGCAAGTGTAAGCATGTTTTTGCGACATTGTTGTTTGTGAACCGGTaagtttgttaataaaaataatttcaaaatatgtatttttcataGT
This genomic interval from Chrysoperla carnea chromosome 1, inChrCarn1.1, whole genome shotgun sequence contains the following:
- the LOC123305439 gene encoding gastrula zinc finger protein XlCGF52.1-like; translation: MFMECTSIQINYNDNLPKQLCDNCIYQINQSFLFKKNCLRIEESLLHYEKHKNLFVDDDNINNDQLSSTDTTTTSDFRINDDNTDEDFKTAADVEYLEEDINNDNDENIIIEEKLIIKEECPKVICPQDDDTNFEGLKTKTSLIPKKTNLDKNGNDNSKRKFTCEVCSKSFIAKSHLRTHSFVHTGERPYKCTICNKSFTQSNSLKTHQLTHSDVKQYQCEHCKKLFRHRIALSQHLLIHKGIKKYNCTYCDKRFTQSSNLNYHLRTHTGEKPYECAVCLKTFAIKGNLTVHERIHTGITPYICSVCLRGFTDSSSLKKHQRVKHSQELNKSVKIKDENINISNTEIAAIFIIKKDSDDDNAN